The nucleotide sequence ATTCTTGATTGCCGACTTTCCAAGTTACCACATAAAGGCCGTCCTTTAATTCGTATTTGACAAAAGTGGCTGTTTGCCCTTGATTAGCCAGTTCTCTGGTAATTAAATCCATAGCTGATTTAACAGCTGGAGGCTGAGTAGTTCCCATTTTGTCTTTTAACAAACCAAAACCCTGGGTGAGGGCAAAAGCTACGAGAATAACAGCTAAAGCACCACCGATAATAAATTTTTTATTCGCCATGATTGATTTATTATTTTAATAAATTTAATTAACCGTTAAATTTTATCACGAAGACATATTCAAAGCAAACCTTATGATTTTATGATGGAGTTTTATCAGCTAATTTCTTAAATGTTTTAATTTCTTTTTCATCTAAATAACGCCAAGCACCGCTTTTTAACCCTTGTAGCGTAATTTTTCCTATGCGGATTCTTTCTAATTTAACTACATTATATTTAAAAAATTCGCACATTCTTCTAATTTGGCGATTTTTCCCTTCTAAAATAATTAAACTAAAACTCTTGGAGCCAAGCTGAGAGGCTTTAGCTGGCAAGGTTCTATAACCATCCAGTATTACCCCCTCGCTTAATTTCTTAAGAAATTGCCCATTCACTGTTTTATCTACTGTAACCACATATTCTTTTTCGCATTTTCCCTCTCCCTTAGACAAAGAATTGCCAAGTTCTCCGTCATTAGTTAATAGCATCAAACCAGATGATTCTACGTCCAGTCTGCCTATGGGGAAAACCCTTTCTTTGATATGAATATACTCCATTATATTATTGGCATAGTCTTGATTTGTAGTAGTAATCACTCCGACGGGCTTGTTAAAGGCTATATATATTTTCTCCGCCTTAGGCTCAATTAATTTACCCTTCACTTTTACTATGTCCCCTGTCTTAACCTGAGCGCCTAGCTTTGCGATTGCGCCATTGATAGTTACGACGCCGGCTCGAATAT is from Candidatus Paceibacterota bacterium and encodes:
- a CDS encoding pseudouridine synthase, which gives rise to MATRINKYIAESGLSSRRAAENYIRAGVVTINGAIAKLGAQVKTGDIVKVKGKLIEPKAEKIYIAFNKPVGVITTTNQDYANNIMEYIHIKERVFPIGRLDVESSGLMLLTNDGELGNSLSKGEGKCEKEYVVTVDKTVNGQFLKKLSEGVILDGYRTLPAKASQLGSKSFSLIILEGKNRQIRRMCEFFKYNVVKLERIRIGKITLQGLKSGAWRYLDEKEIKTFKKLADKTPS